In Terriglobia bacterium, the sequence CCGCGTGTCGGTGGAGGAGATCGGGCTCCAGCGCGATCGCATGGCGGCGCGGGACGCGGGCCGCCGCGCCGCGCTCGCCGCGCTCGGGCGCGCCGCGGCGGGCGGCTCGTGGGAGTCATCGGGCAGCCCCGAGGAGAAGCGCTACCTGGACGCGCTCGAGGGCCTGGCCATCCTGGATCTCGACGCTCCGGAGGCCGCCCGGGCCCTCGCGATCGAGGCGCTCGAGGGCGCCGGCGTCTCTTACGACCGGCCGCACGAGGGGGCATTCCGCCTGCTGCGTCGAATCGGCCGATTCGCGTCGGACGACGAGAACCTCGCGATCCGCCGCTACGGCCTTCGTACGGTGTTCCCGAAGGAGGCGATCGCCGCCGCGGGTGAAGCGGCGCGCCGAGCGCCGTCCGGCGAGGGGAGGGCCGACCTCAGGGACCTCGAGGTGGTGACCGTGGATGGGCCGTCGACCCGGGAGATCGATGACGGCCTGTCGGTCTCGCCGCTCGCGAACGGGGGGTGGCGGATCGGCGTTCACATCGCCGACCCGTCGGCGTTCGTCTCGCCGGGGGATCCCGTGGACGACGAGGCGCTGGCGCGCGCGGTGACGCACTACCTCCCGGACGGGCGCCTTCCCATGCTCCCCGAGGCGATCTCCGAGGACGCGGCGAGCCTCGTCGAGGGGAGGGACCGGCCGGCGTTGAGCTTCCTTGTGGATCTCTCGGCCGCGGGCGAGGTGACGGGGTCCGAGATCCTCCGCTCGACGATCCGCTCGCGCGCGCGGCTCGCCTACGACGACGCGGACCGCGCGATCTCGACCGGCGAAGGGCGGTTCGCCGGCGTCTTGCGGGACCTGTCGCTCGTCGCCTCGCTGCGCGAGGAGCGACGCGTCGCGGCGGGAGCGATCCGCATCGCGGTTCCGGAGGTGGACGCGCGGATCGGGACCGACGGCCGCATCGAGCTGGAGCGCTCCGATCCGTCTTCGCCCGGACACCGTGTCGTCTCCGAGGCGATGATCCTCGCGGGAGCCGTCGGGGCGCGGTTCTGCCTCGAGCGCGGGCTGCCGGCGATCTACCGGCGTCAAGCCGCTCCGGAGGGCCCGCTTCCCCCGCCGCAGGGCGAAGGGGCGGATTTCGCGGCGGCGCGGGCGCTCAGGAAGGCGATGCGGAAGGGAGAGGTTTCCCTGCAGCCCGGCCCGCACCACGCGCTCGGCCTTCCCGCCTACGCTCAGGTCACGTCGCCGCTCAGGCGCTTCCAGGATCTCGCGGTCCACCGCCAGATCGCCACCGCCCTCGCCGGGAAGCCTCCGGCCTACGACGTCGAATCGCTCCGGCGAGTCGCCGCGACGACCGAAGCGTCGGAGGGGGACGGACGGCGGGCGGAGCGCGCGGCGGACCGCTACTGGCTTCTCCGCTACCTCGAGCAGCACCGCGGCGACACGGTCGAGGCGATCGTCGTGGAAACCGTCCCGCGCCCCGTCGTGGTCCTGCTCGAGACGCTTCTCGAGGAGCCCGTCCCTGGCCTGGCGGGCATCGAGCTTCGGGCGCGAATCCATCTCAGGGTGGAGCGGGTCAACCCACGCGCGGAGCTCCTCGTCCTGCGGCCGGTTTGACGCGGGTCGCGAGCGCGCGCTACCCCGGCTCCAGGAGCCCGCAGAGGAGCGCCTCCTCGACGGCCGGGAGCGCCTTCGCCACCGCCTCGTCCGCCGTGGCGCCGAACGACGCCGCGAGCTGCTCCGCGGCGGCCCGGACCGACGGCGAGCCGTGGACCAGCGAGACGAGACCGAGCGAATGCGCGTTCAGCCCGAGGGGGGGCTGAAGCACCGCGTCGGGGAATCGAGCCTCGATCCGGCCCGGCTCGCCGAGGCCGGAGACGGCGCGCTGCTCCACGAACACGGTCCCGTCGGGGATGCGCAGCCGGGCGCCGAGCAGCGCTTCGCGTCCGGCGGCCAGTAGATCGCGGGACGCGAGGAGGCGATCGATCCGCTCGCTCGTCACCGTCACCTCGCTCAGGGGTCGGATGTCCACCGTCGAGGTCCACCCGGGCGCGCGCGGACCGCGATGGACCACGCCCACCAGGAGCCGCAGGCCGCGGATGCCGGTCCGCTCGAGGTGCTCGCGGCGGATCGTCGCCTTTCGCTCGTAGGACGGGAGGTCGCCGGGGTGCTCTCCCGCGGCGTACCACGCGCAGTGCTCGTCGAGGTCGGTGGACGCGCCGCGGAGGATCAGCACGCTCAGGTCGAGCGAGCCGACGGCGTCGCGAAAGCGGCTCTCGTCGGCCGCGCCGTCGACCTCGGGCCACTCGACCAGCACGACCGCGCGGCCGCCCGGTCTGAGGTGCGAGGAGAGGCCGGCGAGGATCCTGAAGGCGATCTCGTCCCCACGGGCGCCCCCGTGAAGGTAGGTCGCGGTGTCGCACTCCTCCGGCCCGGCGACGAAGGGCGGCTGGGAAAAGACGAGATCGAACGCCTCGTCCGCCACCGGCTCGAACAGGTCGCCCTTCAGGAACTCGGCGTTGGCGATGCCGTTGATCTCGGCATTGAGGCGCGCCAGCGTGATGGCGCGCGGGTTCACGTCGATCCCCACGACTCGCCGTACCTCGCGAGCGAACAGGAGCGCGCCGGTTCCCGCGCCGCAGCCCAGGTCGAGGGCGCTCCCGATCTTCCGCGTGGGATACGCCGCGCTGCAGAGGTCGCCCGTCGTCTCGCCGGCGCCCATGACCGCCGGGCCCCCATGAGCCAGGTCGTCGCAGACGACGTAGAGGTCGTTGACCAGGTTCATCAGGAACGGGGACACGATTCCGCCGTCCTCGCCGCGGACCAGGAGCCCCGCCTCCACGAGCGTCCGGAGGAGGTCCTCGCCGAGCGCTCCTTCGGCCTCGCGAGGCGTCACCGGGTCGTTGAACAGGAGCATCCGCATCGCGGCCGCGCCGCCGCCCTGCATCCGGCGCAGGTGCCAACGGCGAAGCGGCAGCGCGAGCCTCGTCGGCATCCGCCGGCAGACGCGCGAGATCCGCCCGGCGCGGTCGGTGGTCACGCCGAGGGCGCGGAGGCGGTCGGCGAGCGAGCGCCACGTCCCCCGTGGGACCGACAGCAATCGCGATGCGTCGGGGAGCGGCATGCCTCGTCCTAGGCGGGAGCTCGCGGGAAGGACGGCTCCTCCCCGCGCGCCAGGCCCGCGGCGAGGATGCGGGTGCCCCGGGTTTCGGGCAGCGTCCAGACCCAGGCCCCGGTCAGCAGGGCGAAGAACGCGCCGATGGAGATCCCCATCCCGAGACTCCGCTCGGGACCGAGCCACGTCATCGACGCCACCCAGGTGATCACCAGCGGCGTGAAGAACTGAACCCCCCGGGCCAGGTTGAATGCCGTCCCCATGGCGGTGTTCCGGATGCGCGTCGGGAACAGCTCGGAGAAGATCGGGCCGTACCCCGAGAAGTTCCCGGTGCCCACCCCGACGAGGAACAAGAACACGAGCGTCAGCGCGGGCACCGTCACCAGGGTTCCCCAGAACCACGTGACGGAGAGCAAGCCCGCGGCCCAGATCAGCGAGTACAGCGTGTAGGCGACCCTCCGGCCCTTCCAGTCGGCGACGATGCCGAACGACAGGTAGCCCAGCAGCCCGCCCGCCTGGGTCACGAGCATCCAGATCCCCGCCTTGTTCATGGAGAAGTGGAGCTTGTCGTACAGGTACTTCGGCATCCAGGAATACGTGAACCAGTAGGCCGACATGTCCGTGACGGCGAGGACGAGGCCGAGGAGGAAGAGCCGCCGGATCGGCGCGTCCCGTCGCAGCGAGGCGAGGAAGTGCTGGCCCGAAGCCGCCTCCCGTCGCTCGGGATGCCGCTGCCATTCCTCCCAGACGTCCGACTCCGGCATGTAGCGACGGACGGCCACCACCAGCAGGGCGGGGAGGGTCGAGACGAAGAAGCACGCTCTCCAGCCCCAGCTC encodes:
- a CDS encoding ribonuclease R, with amino-acid sequence MPAAGSLVAWWDGAGLALGVVAAEEKQRVRLVVAGGHEERVAPARVAFDLDAGPAPGATPEGRRAAVRRLAEAEVRIAGLAAGVDVASLWELALEAGGTQDDRTLADLALGSATGERRAAVVRALLGDGLRFVRKGSGWEPRSRVSVEEIGLQRDRMAARDAGRRAALAALGRAAAGGSWESSGSPEEKRYLDALEGLAILDLDAPEAARALAIEALEGAGVSYDRPHEGAFRLLRRIGRFASDDENLAIRRYGLRTVFPKEAIAAAGEAARRAPSGEGRADLRDLEVVTVDGPSTREIDDGLSVSPLANGGWRIGVHIADPSAFVSPGDPVDDEALARAVTHYLPDGRLPMLPEAISEDAASLVEGRDRPALSFLVDLSAAGEVTGSEILRSTIRSRARLAYDDADRAISTGEGRFAGVLRDLSLVASLREERRVAAGAIRIAVPEVDARIGTDGRIELERSDPSSPGHRVVSEAMILAGAVGARFCLERGLPAIYRRQAAPEGPLPPPQGEGADFAAARALRKAMRKGEVSLQPGPHHALGLPAYAQVTSPLRRFQDLAVHRQIATALAGKPPAYDVESLRRVAATTEASEGDGRRAERAADRYWLLRYLEQHRGDTVEAIVVETVPRPVVVLLETLLEEPVPGLAGIELRARIHLRVERVNPRAELLVLRPV
- a CDS encoding methyltransferase encodes the protein MPLPDASRLLSVPRGTWRSLADRLRALGVTTDRAGRISRVCRRMPTRLALPLRRWHLRRMQGGGAAAMRMLLFNDPVTPREAEGALGEDLLRTLVEAGLLVRGEDGGIVSPFLMNLVNDLYVVCDDLAHGGPAVMGAGETTGDLCSAAYPTRKIGSALDLGCGAGTGALLFAREVRRVVGIDVNPRAITLARLNAEINGIANAEFLKGDLFEPVADEAFDLVFSQPPFVAGPEECDTATYLHGGARGDEIAFRILAGLSSHLRPGGRAVVLVEWPEVDGAADESRFRDAVGSLDLSVLILRGASTDLDEHCAWYAAGEHPGDLPSYERKATIRREHLERTGIRGLRLLVGVVHRGPRAPGWTSTVDIRPLSEVTVTSERIDRLLASRDLLAAGREALLGARLRIPDGTVFVEQRAVSGLGEPGRIEARFPDAVLQPPLGLNAHSLGLVSLVHGSPSVRAAAEQLAASFGATADEAVAKALPAVEEALLCGLLEPG
- a CDS encoding MFS transporter, producing the protein MPVTKGRAALLNQSDRPTASHYTILAMSWAGWLFDFYDLMLFSFLLVPIRQDLGLSDAQLSLLLGASLAATALGGLAFGWLADRLGRKVVLSFTILTYSLGTFLCGLSPNMGALLVFRIVTGLGVGGEWATGQTLVGETFPARMRARFAAVMQTGAPAGIALAAVVGGFVEPALAGRLGPSWGWRACFFVSTLPALLVVAVRRYMPESDVWEEWQRHPERREAASGQHFLASLRRDAPIRRLFLLGLVLAVTDMSAYWFTYSWMPKYLYDKLHFSMNKAGIWMLVTQAGGLLGYLSFGIVADWKGRRVAYTLYSLIWAAGLLSVTWFWGTLVTVPALTLVFLFLVGVGTGNFSGYGPIFSELFPTRIRNTAMGTAFNLARGVQFFTPLVITWVASMTWLGPERSLGMGISIGAFFALLTGAWVWTLPETRGTRILAAGLARGEEPSFPRAPA